One stretch of Tepiditoga spiralis DNA includes these proteins:
- a CDS encoding YibE/F family protein — protein sequence MKKKPEIIVVLSVLFVSIFLMFYSPYEIMEKKKYQEITDYKYAKAKVLEIIEDTTKDKVKNDVSHMRYQKFKLEILTGPHKGEKYIINHAIEIIDVYYILVKEKDSIIISYTENDKNKIMTISLYEINREKYVYGIILIFFISLIIIAKIKGLKSSLTLFFTAIVIIKILLPMILMGYNPINLTIILCSFIALGTLLIIGGVNKKSFSAIIGTMGGLAISGIIAAIIGNLSRVSGLAGDSARMIKFLHRDLQLDFKGILFSAILIGALGAVMDVGLSIASALNEIVSVKPDISNKNLIKSGMNVGKDIVGSMSNTLILAYVGGALQLLILFLATKTHYIQLINIELISSEIITAVSGSIGLIWSVPLTILAFVLLRNKNKK from the coding sequence ATGAAAAAAAAACCTGAAATAATAGTTGTTTTATCAGTGTTATTTGTATCTATATTTTTAATGTTTTATTCACCATACGAAATTATGGAAAAGAAAAAATATCAAGAAATTACTGATTATAAATATGCAAAAGCAAAAGTTTTAGAGATTATAGAAGATACGACTAAAGACAAAGTGAAAAATGATGTTTCTCATATGAGATATCAAAAATTTAAATTAGAAATTCTTACTGGACCACATAAAGGAGAAAAATATATAATAAACCATGCAATTGAAATTATAGATGTTTATTATATTCTTGTAAAAGAAAAAGACAGTATAATTATTTCATATACTGAAAATGATAAAAATAAAATTATGACTATTTCTTTGTATGAAATAAATAGAGAAAAGTATGTGTATGGAATAATTTTAATATTTTTTATTTCATTAATAATTATAGCTAAAATAAAAGGATTAAAATCATCATTGACGCTATTTTTTACAGCTATAGTAATAATAAAAATACTTTTACCTATGATTTTAATGGGATATAATCCAATAAATTTAACTATTATTTTGTGCAGTTTTATAGCTTTAGGTACATTATTGATTATAGGTGGAGTTAATAAAAAATCTTTTTCTGCAATAATAGGAACTATGGGAGGATTAGCAATATCTGGAATTATAGCTGCTATTATAGGAAATTTATCAAGGGTTTCAGGTCTTGCAGGAGATAGTGCAAGAATGATAAAATTTTTGCACAGAGATTTACAATTAGATTTTAAAGGAATATTATTTTCTGCCATATTAATAGGAGCACTTGGAGCTGTAATGGATGTAGGACTTTCAATTGCTTCAGCATTAAATGAAATTGTTAGCGTTAAACCAGATATAAGTAATAAAAATTTAATAAAATCTGGTATGAACGTTGGAAAAGATATAGTTGGATCAATGTCAAATACATTAATTTTAGCTTATGTTGGTGGTGCTTTACAATTACTTATTTTGTTTTTAGCAACTAAAACTCATTATATTCAATTAATAAATATCGAATTAATATCTTCAGAAATTATAACTGCAGTTTCTGGAAGTATAGGGTTAATTTGGAGTGTTCCATTAACTATTTTAGCTTTTGTTTTATTGAGAAATAAAAATAAAAAATGA
- a CDS encoding bifunctional enoyl-CoA hydratase/phosphate acetyltransferase produces MKDFKELIAMAKSKGKKRVVVVGAEDLEAVKAVSMAYDEGFVEPVLVGNVEKIKSNLKEVGKDFDIVEANGDIDASEKGVRLVSSGAADVLMKGLVKTAYLLKAALNKEWGLRTGSVLSHVAVLDTPALEKLVMVTDGGMIPYPTLEQKVAIINNSVKLAKSLGIETPKVGILAHVEVVNQDMQPTMDAAILTQMNRRGQIKGCIVDGPLALDNALSEKAAKIKKVSGEVAGHADILVAPDIMVGNVLGKSAIYIGGGNIAGLVLGAKAPIVIVSRADNSEAKLASLAMGCLNI; encoded by the coding sequence ATGAAAGATTTTAAAGAATTAATAGCAATGGCTAAATCAAAAGGTAAAAAAAGAGTTGTTGTTGTTGGAGCAGAAGATTTAGAAGCAGTTAAAGCTGTTTCAATGGCATATGACGAAGGATTTGTAGAACCAGTTCTCGTTGGAAATGTTGAAAAGATAAAATCAAACTTAAAAGAAGTTGGAAAAGATTTTGATATAGTTGAAGCAAATGGAGATATTGATGCTTCTGAAAAAGGAGTTAGATTAGTTTCATCTGGAGCAGCAGATGTTTTAATGAAAGGTCTTGTAAAAACAGCTTATCTTTTAAAGGCAGCTTTAAATAAAGAATGGGGACTTAGAACTGGTAGTGTTCTATCTCATGTTGCTGTTCTTGATACTCCAGCTCTTGAAAAATTAGTAATGGTTACAGATGGCGGTATGATCCCTTATCCAACACTTGAACAAAAAGTAGCTATAATAAATAACTCTGTAAAACTTGCAAAATCTCTTGGAATTGAAACTCCAAAGGTTGGCATATTGGCACACGTTGAAGTTGTAAATCAAGATATGCAGCCAACTATGGATGCTGCTATATTAACTCAAATGAATAGAAGAGGTCAAATAAAGGGTTGTATTGTTGATGGTCCTTTAGCTCTTGATAATGCTTTAAGTGAAAAAGCAGCAAAGATTAAAAAAGTTTCAGGTGAAGTTGCTGGACATGCTGATATTTTAGTTGCTCCAGATATAATGGTTGGAAATGTTCTTGGAAAATCAGCTATTTATATTGGCGGAGGAAATATAGCTGGATTAGTTTTAGGTGCAAAAGCTCCTATTGTAATTGTATCAAGAGCAGACAATTCAGAAGCAAAACTTGCATCTCTTGCCATGGGGTGTTTAAATATTTAA
- a CDS encoding uberolysin/carnocyclin family circular bacteriocin, with amino-acid sequence MFKLVGTLGIPNSVAGLLAGGIGAIATEGGMSAFINTVKNIIMSKGKAAAISW; translated from the coding sequence ATGTTTAAATTAGTAGGAACATTAGGAATTCCAAATTCTGTAGCAGGACTTCTTGCAGGAGGAATAGGGGCTATTGCTACTGAAGGTGGAATGTCTGCATTTATTAATACTGTAAAAAATATAATTATGAGTAAAGGAAAAGCTGCTGCAATATCTTGGTAA
- a CDS encoding methyl-accepting chemotaxis protein: protein MKGDKKRYFSFGKKVGVLLISMAILPAIITVLYFSFSVIQNSKESENTIKQSVNSLKETYKKSFDTYSNSVKKQISDYNNYIKSETKKIEKDISLKFENSYKKSFDNSLDTLNKVFSNYIFSQKNNIEKNGRLISSNELIKEKTSKKSISILDRYKILTPFINALEYNGIQLWIVNPKVATKKNRFDIKIKDKVYKVQRKAESYLPGYDKIKNINLNTFLTDIFKDYLSSDNKYPIIKTLTIEKIPYFLGVFPIVDPIAQSTINGFIVILNQFNYQKILEVSKLLNANIAIYSKNMNIIFSNMPSDILNISKEKINKKYILEKILNKNMRSVYSKINEFGGIYIQISKEFNSTTAQINIPLKTNIEIPKATIKDVKINIDLNIQNIIKNIIMWLIIIFILSIVISYFLGKNIGNHVKSITEKLTKISNGDLHFDDTKIFKVKDEFGVMAKELQNTAKSLKNLITNLIKDSNKLIESSNNVDQKSSELKNTQKSLENMLKQTKEIENIMNYTIDNLSESLEKLSESSENISSSNSNIHQISLNTIKLAENGEVLVKTITETSNNVSETMKDTVMNIEVFSKEVNKVSDFIEKITDIANQTNLLALNAAIEAARAGEAGKGFAVVAEEIRNLSEETSTTATGINYEMDKVNKNLKNVINEVMNSNENMNILNKKVYDFKNEFDKLKIYSNNLGSVVENLNIEVSEQKAIIETFKEISKKIKIETESSEKQIERTKQDIISETNSINSLMKQVEILNEVTKNLKEEINKFKL, encoded by the coding sequence TTGAAAGGGGATAAAAAAAGATACTTTAGTTTTGGAAAAAAAGTAGGTGTATTGCTAATATCTATGGCTATTTTACCTGCAATAATAACTGTTTTGTACTTTTCATTTTCTGTAATTCAAAATTCAAAAGAAAGTGAAAACACTATAAAACAATCAGTGAACTCTTTAAAAGAAACTTATAAAAAATCTTTTGATACCTATAGCAACTCTGTAAAAAAACAAATTTCAGATTATAATAATTATATAAAATCAGAGACTAAAAAAATAGAAAAAGATATTTCTTTAAAATTCGAAAATTCTTATAAAAAATCTTTTGATAACTCTCTTGATACATTAAATAAAGTTTTTTCAAACTATATCTTTTCACAAAAAAATAATATTGAAAAAAATGGAAGGTTAATATCTTCAAATGAATTAATTAAAGAAAAAACATCAAAAAAAAGTATTTCTATATTAGATAGATATAAAATATTAACTCCATTTATAAATGCCCTTGAATACAATGGAATTCAATTATGGATAGTCAATCCAAAGGTTGCAACTAAAAAAAATAGATTTGATATAAAAATTAAAGATAAAGTTTATAAAGTTCAAAGAAAAGCTGAATCTTACTTACCAGGATACGATAAAATAAAAAATATAAATTTAAATACTTTTTTAACGGATATTTTTAAAGACTATTTATCTTCAGATAACAAATATCCCATAATAAAAACTTTAACTATAGAAAAAATACCTTATTTTTTAGGTGTTTTCCCAATTGTTGATCCAATAGCTCAAAGTACAATAAATGGCTTTATCGTAATTTTAAATCAATTTAATTATCAAAAAATACTTGAAGTTTCAAAATTATTAAATGCAAATATTGCTATTTATTCAAAAAACATGAATATAATTTTTTCAAATATGCCTTCTGATATTTTAAATATATCAAAAGAAAAAATAAATAAAAAATATATTTTAGAAAAAATTTTAAATAAAAATATGCGTTCTGTATACTCTAAAATAAATGAATTTGGAGGAATTTATATTCAAATTTCAAAAGAATTCAATTCAACAACAGCTCAAATAAACATTCCATTGAAGACAAATATAGAAATTCCAAAAGCTACAATAAAAGATGTAAAAATAAATATTGATTTAAACATTCAAAACATAATTAAAAACATTATAATGTGGTTAATAATAATATTTATACTATCTATAGTAATATCATATTTTCTTGGAAAAAATATAGGTAATCATGTAAAAAGTATAACTGAAAAATTGACAAAAATTTCTAATGGAGATTTACACTTTGATGATACAAAAATATTTAAAGTCAAAGATGAATTTGGAGTAATGGCTAAAGAACTTCAAAATACTGCAAAATCTTTAAAAAATTTAATAACAAATTTAATAAAAGATTCTAATAAATTAATTGAATCATCAAACAATGTAGATCAAAAATCGTCTGAATTAAAAAATACACAAAAAAGCCTTGAAAACATGCTAAAACAAACAAAAGAAATTGAAAATATTATGAATTATACTATAGATAATTTGAGTGAAAGTTTGGAAAAATTATCAGAAAGCTCCGAAAATATTAGTTCTTCAAACTCTAATATACATCAAATTTCATTAAATACAATAAAATTAGCTGAAAATGGTGAAGTTTTAGTAAAAACAATAACAGAAACTTCAAATAATGTTTCTGAAACTATGAAAGATACTGTAATGAATATTGAAGTTTTTTCAAAAGAAGTAAATAAAGTTTCTGATTTTATAGAAAAAATAACGGATATTGCCAATCAAACAAATTTATTAGCTTTAAATGCAGCAATAGAAGCAGCAAGAGCTGGAGAAGCAGGAAAAGGATTTGCAGTAGTAGCAGAAGAAATAAGAAATTTATCTGAAGAAACATCTACAACGGCAACTGGTATAAATTATGAAATGGATAAAGTGAATAAAAATCTTAAAAATGTAATAAACGAAGTAATGAACTCAAATGAGAATATGAACATATTAAACAAAAAAGTTTATGACTTTAAAAATGAATTTGATAAATTAAAAATTTATTCAAATAACCTTGGAAGTGTTGTTGAAAACTTAAACATTGAAGTATCTGAACAAAAAGCTATAATAGAAACTTTTAAAGAAATTTCTAAAAAAATAAAAATTGAAACTGAAAGTTCTGAAAAACAAATTGAAAGAACTAAACAAGACATAATATCAGAAACAAATTCTATTAATTCACTAATGAAACAAGTAGAAATTTTAAATGAAGTGACTAAAAATTTAAAAGAAGAAATAAATAAATTTAAATTATAA
- a CDS encoding ComEC/Rec2 family competence protein, whose protein sequence is MSFFFNVFLLYSLIILLTYISKTIALIAVVLLFLLEKKSFRRKLILLFIIPAFFFTPFKYKGEVGINGKIINKRDNQYTILTNSIYTKKWNKVRKTYTFYYNKFSIEPIYCGKDVYIHGTLENKLRVDYIAPGYKTTIFHLKDIAIKNIQKAVSNKDEQDILISSFMGGIKNKNLFKQTGTLHLFAVSGMHVYIIYFIFSFLISHVIYKRNLRILLVLPFLLLYLIFTGFSPSSVRAVLFLITINIFKLFDYYYEPLNILSFIGYLNLLLFPESILNPGFQMSYSATFMILLTLKYNPKHYELLIPISAFIGVLPFSILYFNSFSLLGILLTPLLSPIIAIIIFLDIILIIFPISFVGKIASFIAITTKSFLTLFCFIPSISLNEKIIPLILSSLILVFYIYFISSKKHTVKF, encoded by the coding sequence ATGTCCTTTTTCTTTAATGTTTTTTTATTATACTCTTTAATAATATTACTTACATATATAAGCAAAACAATTGCCTTAATTGCAGTTGTTTTGCTTTTTTTGCTTGAAAAAAAATCTTTTAGAAGAAAGTTAATATTATTATTTATAATACCAGCATTTTTCTTTACTCCCTTTAAGTATAAGGGAGAAGTTGGAATAAATGGGAAAATAATAAACAAAAGAGACAATCAATACACAATATTGACAAATTCAATATATACAAAAAAATGGAACAAAGTAAGAAAAACATATACTTTTTATTATAATAAATTTTCAATTGAACCAATTTATTGTGGTAAAGATGTTTATATACATGGAACTTTAGAAAATAAATTAAGAGTAGATTATATTGCACCAGGATACAAAACTACAATCTTTCATTTAAAAGATATCGCAATAAAAAATATACAAAAAGCTGTTTCAAATAAAGATGAACAGGATATTTTAATTTCTTCATTTATGGGAGGAATTAAAAATAAAAATCTCTTTAAACAAACGGGTACTCTCCACTTATTTGCTGTTTCAGGAATGCATGTTTATATTATTTATTTTATCTTTTCATTCTTAATATCACATGTAATATACAAAAGAAATTTAAGAATATTATTAGTTTTACCTTTTTTATTATTATACTTAATCTTTACTGGATTTTCTCCAAGTTCTGTTAGAGCAGTTTTATTTTTAATAACAATAAATATTTTTAAATTATTTGATTATTATTATGAACCATTAAATATTTTAAGTTTTATTGGTTATTTAAACTTATTACTTTTTCCCGAATCAATACTAAATCCAGGGTTTCAAATGAGTTATTCTGCAACTTTTATGATACTATTAACTTTAAAGTATAATCCCAAACACTACGAACTTTTAATACCAATATCTGCTTTCATTGGAGTACTCCCATTTTCTATTTTATATTTTAATTCATTTTCTTTATTAGGAATATTATTAACTCCTTTATTATCTCCAATAATAGCAATTATAATATTTTTAGACATTATATTAATAATTTTTCCAATTTCATTTGTTGGTAAAATAGCTTCTTTTATTGCAATTACAACAAAAAGCTTTTTAACTTTATTTTGTTTTATTCCTAGTATTTCTTTAAATGAAAAAATAATTCCTTTAATACTTTCTTCTTTAATTTTAGTATTTTATATTTATTTTATCTCTTCAAAAAAACATACAGTAAAATTTTAG
- a CDS encoding 5'-nucleotidase C-terminal domain-containing protein yields MLRKTLVFMLIIISVFVLADVQLQILATSDSHGRFLPYDYAVNSENNAGSLAQVYTVVKKLRAENPNTILIDVGDTIQDNSASLFINDAVNPMMLALNEIGYDVWVLGNHEFNYGIPALEKVMKQFKHPENLLGGNVYKPDGTRLAKPYTIIEKDGIKVGIIGMVTPNIKKWDASNLANYKVTNPIDETREAIKELKGKVDIIIATEHMALDDEYDVKGSGALDVIAANPEINVFVAAHAHVKIANEYYYKGKLYKENELTDEIKNNGTLIVEPYKWGRTISQVLINFKKENGKYVVESRSSKNIDMKAKHGNEVEVVPADKTLETELQPYNERAISYAEKVFGEMKGGNLVPDNTIKGSCIAKLQPNAMIDLINKTQMKYGERIAGRKIDVASAAVFREDSNIKEGKIANSDMALIYKYDNTLYVLEIKGKQLKEYMEWSAAYYNQFKDGDLTISFNPDIRGYNYDMFNGVKYEIDISKPAGHRIVNLRKMDGTPIKDTDVLTLAVNNYRANSQLLKPGAIFKDGEDLPKLLGKSTDVPEFVDGRIRDLLRKYIKEELNGVLTPKYDNNWKIIGYKWDPKYRAAAIKLINEGKINLIAAGRSSSNSVSVTKKDVDALTSSYMIKEGDTLSSIAKKVGSNYMYLAELNGISAPYVIHVYDELLIPKK; encoded by the coding sequence ATGTTAAGAAAAACACTTGTTTTTATGCTTATCATTATTAGTGTTTTTGTACTGGCAGATGTACAATTACAAATTTTAGCAACGTCAGATTCTCATGGAAGATTTTTACCTTATGATTATGCAGTTAACTCAGAAAATAATGCGGGTAGTTTAGCACAGGTTTATACTGTTGTTAAAAAATTAAGAGCAGAAAATCCTAATACTATATTGATAGATGTTGGAGATACCATACAAGATAACTCTGCTTCATTATTTATAAATGATGCAGTAAATCCTATGATGCTTGCTTTAAATGAAATAGGATACGATGTTTGGGTGCTTGGAAATCATGAATTTAACTATGGAATTCCTGCACTTGAAAAAGTAATGAAACAATTTAAACATCCAGAGAATCTTCTTGGTGGAAATGTTTATAAACCAGATGGAACAAGATTAGCTAAACCCTATACTATTATAGAAAAAGATGGTATAAAAGTTGGAATTATTGGTATGGTAACTCCAAATATAAAAAAATGGGATGCTTCAAACTTAGCTAATTATAAAGTTACAAATCCTATTGATGAAACAAGAGAAGCAATAAAAGAATTAAAGGGAAAGGTTGATATTATAATTGCAACAGAACATATGGCTTTAGATGATGAATACGATGTTAAGGGATCTGGTGCTCTTGATGTTATAGCAGCTAATCCTGAAATTAATGTTTTTGTAGCAGCACATGCTCATGTTAAAATAGCAAATGAATATTATTATAAAGGTAAGTTATACAAGGAAAATGAATTAACAGACGAAATTAAAAATAATGGTACATTAATTGTTGAACCTTATAAATGGGGAAGAACTATATCTCAAGTTTTAATAAACTTTAAAAAAGAAAATGGGAAGTATGTTGTTGAAAGTAGAAGTTCGAAAAACATAGATATGAAAGCAAAACATGGTAATGAAGTAGAAGTTGTTCCAGCAGATAAAACTTTAGAAACAGAACTTCAACCATATAATGAAAGAGCAATTAGCTATGCAGAAAAAGTTTTTGGAGAAATGAAAGGTGGAAACTTAGTACCAGATAACACAATAAAAGGTAGTTGTATTGCAAAATTACAACCAAATGCTATGATTGATTTAATAAATAAAACACAAATGAAATATGGAGAAAGAATTGCTGGCAGAAAAATTGATGTAGCTTCAGCTGCGGTTTTTAGAGAAGATTCTAATATAAAAGAAGGAAAAATTGCCAATAGTGATATGGCTTTAATTTATAAATATGATAATACATTGTATGTTCTTGAAATTAAAGGTAAACAGTTAAAAGAATATATGGAATGGTCAGCAGCATATTATAATCAATTTAAAGATGGTGATTTAACTATATCATTTAATCCAGATATAAGAGGATATAATTATGATATGTTTAATGGTGTAAAGTATGAAATTGATATATCTAAACCAGCTGGTCATAGAATAGTTAATTTAAGAAAAATGGATGGAACACCAATAAAAGATACAGATGTTTTAACCTTAGCTGTAAATAATTATAGAGCTAATTCACAGTTATTAAAACCAGGAGCAATTTTTAAAGATGGTGAAGATTTACCTAAATTATTGGGTAAATCAACAGATGTTCCAGAATTTGTTGATGGAAGAATAAGAGATCTTTTAAGAAAATATATTAAAGAAGAATTAAATGGTGTTTTAACGCCTAAATATGATAATAATTGGAAGATAATAGGATATAAATGGGATCCAAAATATAGAGCAGCTGCAATAAAATTAATAAATGAAGGTAAAATAAATCTAATTGCTGCAGGTAGATCTTCTTCTAATTCAGTTTCTGTGACTAAGAAAGATGTTGATGCTTTAACAAGTTCTTATATGATAAAAGAAGGAGATACCTTAAGTTCAATTGCAAAAAAAGTAGGAAGTAATTATATGTATCTTGCAGAATTGAATGGAATTTCAGCACCTTACGTTATTCATGTTTATGATGAACTTTTAATACCTAAAAAATAA
- a CDS encoding thermonuclease family protein — protein MKLRNLIFAFLIVIALLFTGCAKQQNKKILTPNGYESFSILDIADGDTIKVLDDGQPTSVRFIGIDTPETHVSSKPLGEYGTEAYYYTRKCVKVYSKDVVYLDFDQDKYGNYGRLLGYIYYKKDGKYHFLNEELLKNGLARPLFYDDSSKNKEIFIKAYEYAFEHKNGIFSKYNDNTIIKTPKQLTKKDIGKIRWIEFTVGNVGRSGSFYKIYSNENDFVVSIRQAEFNAFFKNFNLYELKGKKIRYFGEVWKEGSKYEILGRAKFEINVLN, from the coding sequence ATGAAATTAAGAAACTTGATATTTGCTTTTTTAATTGTTATTGCATTACTTTTTACTGGTTGTGCAAAACAACAAAATAAAAAAATTTTAACTCCAAATGGTTATGAAAGTTTTTCTATTTTAGATATTGCTGATGGAGATACTATTAAAGTATTAGATGATGGTCAACCAACGAGTGTTAGATTCATAGGAATAGACACACCAGAAACACATGTTAGTTCAAAACCACTTGGTGAATATGGAACGGAAGCTTATTATTATACAAGAAAATGTGTAAAAGTATACAGTAAAGATGTTGTTTACTTGGATTTTGATCAAGATAAATATGGAAATTATGGAAGACTACTTGGATACATTTACTATAAAAAAGATGGAAAATATCATTTTTTAAATGAAGAACTTTTAAAAAATGGTTTGGCAAGGCCTCTTTTTTATGATGACTCTTCAAAAAACAAAGAAATCTTCATAAAAGCTTATGAATATGCTTTTGAACATAAAAATGGTATTTTTTCAAAATATAATGATAATACCATAATAAAAACACCAAAACAATTGACAAAGAAAGATATAGGAAAAATAAGATGGATAGAATTTACTGTTGGTAATGTTGGACGCTCTGGAAGTTTTTACAAAATTTATTCAAATGAAAATGATTTCGTAGTTTCTATTAGACAAGCTGAATTTAATGCTTTTTTTAAAAATTTCAACTTATATGAATTAAAAGGTAAAAAAATAAGATACTTTGGTGAAGTTTGGAAAGAAGGATCAAAATATGAAATTTTAGGAAGGGCAAAATTTGAGATAAATGTTTTAAATTGA
- a CDS encoding ATP-binding protein, whose amino-acid sequence MKKLPIGVQDFKELITDYIYIDKTKYLYELITSGKFYFLSRPRRFGKSLTVSTLYYLFKGEKELFKGTYIYDKWEFKEYPVIKIDMSDNTLTTYEEFIKSLYDKINELYKEEELTPTTDDLPTMFGNLIKKLSQKYEERTVILIDEYESPILEHLNNKEEAEKVRRFLREFYKKIKSKDEYIKFVFMTGITKFTKTGVFSALNNLNDISLDKTYSQMLGYTQEELEENFKEHIKETAIEMKMEEKELLKNLKMYYNGFSFDGEDSVYNPFSILQFFKKRKFQNYWFESGSPSFLYEYIKGKKIRYEDLVKYPVSELDFSTREIEEANASIFFTQSGYLTFKGKEQYGMEYEYLLDYPNIEVKNSFSKMILEANYELERGKIKEINKTVWKAIKEKDIEGIIKEIKRIISAIPYNLHKKEESYYHSLIYTILASAGLNVTAEELTNLGRSDIVIEEDVIYIMEIKIDKSAEKALNQIKEMKYYEKYKEKEIYIIGININSEKRNIDEYKIEKI is encoded by the coding sequence GTGAAGAAATTGCCAATAGGAGTACAAGACTTTAAAGAGTTAATAACAGATTATATATACATAGATAAAACAAAATATTTATATGAATTAATAACAAGTGGAAAATTTTATTTTTTATCACGCCCAAGAAGATTTGGTAAGAGTTTAACAGTATCAACACTTTACTATCTATTTAAAGGAGAAAAAGAATTATTTAAAGGAACATACATATATGATAAATGGGAGTTTAAAGAGTATCCAGTAATAAAAATAGATATGTCAGATAATACATTAACAACATATGAAGAATTTATAAAATCATTATATGATAAAATAAATGAATTATATAAAGAAGAAGAACTGACACCAACAACAGATGATTTGCCAACAATGTTTGGGAATTTAATAAAGAAATTAAGCCAAAAGTATGAAGAAAGAACGGTAATACTAATAGATGAATATGAATCTCCAATATTAGAACATCTAAACAACAAAGAAGAAGCAGAAAAAGTAAGAAGATTTTTAAGAGAGTTCTATAAAAAAATAAAATCAAAAGATGAATACATAAAGTTTGTATTCATGACAGGAATAACAAAGTTTACAAAAACAGGAGTATTTTCAGCATTAAATAACTTGAACGATATATCATTAGATAAAACATACTCGCAAATGTTGGGATATACACAAGAAGAATTAGAAGAAAACTTTAAAGAACATATAAAAGAAACAGCAATTGAAATGAAGATGGAAGAAAAAGAGTTATTAAAAAACTTAAAGATGTACTACAATGGATTTTCATTTGATGGAGAAGATAGTGTATACAATCCATTTTCAATACTACAATTTTTCAAAAAAAGGAAGTTTCAAAACTATTGGTTTGAAAGTGGATCACCATCATTTTTGTATGAATACATAAAAGGAAAGAAGATAAGATATGAAGACTTAGTGAAGTATCCAGTGAGTGAACTCGACTTTTCAACTCGAGAAATAGAAGAAGCAAATGCAAGTATATTCTTTACACAATCAGGATACTTAACTTTTAAAGGAAAAGAACAGTATGGAATGGAATATGAATACCTATTAGACTATCCAAATATAGAAGTAAAGAACAGCTTTTCAAAGATGATATTAGAAGCAAACTATGAGCTTGAAAGAGGAAAAATAAAAGAAATAAACAAAACAGTGTGGAAAGCAATAAAAGAAAAAGACATAGAAGGAATAATAAAAGAAATAAAAAGAATAATAAGTGCAATCCCATACAACTTGCATAAAAAAGAAGAAAGCTACTATCATTCATTGATATACACAATACTTGCATCAGCAGGACTGAACGTAACAGCAGAAGAATTAACGAACTTAGGAAGAAGCGATATAGTAATAGAAGAAGACGTCATATACATAATGGAAATAAAGATAGACAAAAGTGCAGAAAAAGCTTTAAATCAAATAAAAGAAATGAAGTACTATGAAAAGTACAAAGAGAAAGAAATTTATATAATAGGAATAAACATAAACTCAGAAAAAAGAAACATAGACGAATACAAAATAGAAAAGATATAA